A part of Kryptolebias marmoratus isolate JLee-2015 linkage group LG8, ASM164957v2, whole genome shotgun sequence genomic DNA contains:
- the g0s2 gene encoding G0/G1 switch protein 2, producing the protein MSPLLWEDTWILLYLNSGICSCFSTCKRLVVPNTWRKSRFKKMEATRDIIPFAKEMLRQKPSWSMLKIYALGSTLAVLGMVGGVVETILLPFYDNDTTKEEQAKFFIEQKKQKKMAKPDCAFGCTEAEDMIGVVWCEVKAKHLETAVQRSTANRLHAS; encoded by the exons ATGTCCCCTCTGCTGTGGGAGGACACTTGGATCCTCTTGTATTTAAATAGCGGGATCTGCTCCTGCTTCTCCACCTGCAAACGCTTGGTTGTGCCGAACACTTGGAGAAAATCAAGATTCAAA aaaatggAAGCCACCAGAGACATCATCCCTTTTGCCAAGGAGATGCTGAGACAGAAGCCCAGCTGGAGCATGCTGAAGATCTACGCGCTTGGCTCGACTCTGGCCGTGCTCGGAATGGTCGGCGGAGTGGTGGAAACGATCCTCCTGCCCTTTTACGACAATGACACAACCAAGGAGGAACAAGCAAAGTTTTTTATtgagcagaagaaacaaaagaagatggCAAAACCAGACTGTGCCTTTGGTTGCACTGAAGCTGAGGACATGATAGGAGTAGTGTGGTGTGAGGTGAAAGCCAAACATCTGGAAACAGCTGTGCAGAGAAGCACAGCCAACCGCCTACATGCTTCTTAA